One Setaria italica strain Yugu1 chromosome II, Setaria_italica_v2.0, whole genome shotgun sequence DNA segment encodes these proteins:
- the LOC101756973 gene encoding uncharacterized protein LOC101756973 → MARPARAPLLRRLLLLAALAACCSYYLLVLQAQASAPPRYDGFAYGGGAAAAWKDAVLVEAFLDPLCPDSRDAWHPLKLAVERYAPRVSLIVHPFPLPYHTYAFHACRALYIANKLNSSSTYPLLELFFKNQEKFYNSATSSLSSPAVAVEMSKMAAHAVGNSVSEFLSGFSDRRTDSAARVSFKYGCTRGVFGAPFFFVNGFLQPGGGSPIDYSTWIGILDPLVSQQGERIEMFTSM, encoded by the exons ATGGCGAggcccgcgcgcgccccgctgctccggcggctgctgctgctggcggccCTCGCGGCGTGCTGCTCCTACTACCTGCTCGTGCTCCAGGCGcaggcctccgcgccgccgcgctaCGACGGGTTCGCCTACGGcgggggcgccgcggcggcgtggaaGGACGCCGTCCTCGTCGAGGCCTTCCTCGACCCGCTCTGCCCCGACAGCCGCGACGCCTGGCACCCGCTCAAGCTCGCCGTCGAGCGATACGCGCCCAGGGTCTCCCTCATCGTCCACCCCTTCCCGCTGCC GTATCACACATATGCATTCCATGCTTGCCGTGCACTTTACATAGCTAACAAGTTGAATTCATCATCAACATATCCattgttggagttgttcttcAAGAACCAG gaaaagttctacaactctgCCACATCTTCTCTCTCGAGCCCTGCTGTAGCTGTAGAGATGTCGAAGATGGCAGCGCATGCTGTTGGCAATTCAGTATCTGAGTTTCTCTCAGGCTTCAGCGATAGGAGGACAGACTCGGCAGCCAGAGTTTCTTTTAAG TATGGGTGCACTAGGGGAGTTTTTGGTGCGCCGTTCTTCTTCGTGAATGGCTTCCTTCAGCCTGGGGGCGGATCGCCTATCGACTACAGCACATGGATTGGCATCCTGGATCCCCTCGTTTCCCAGCAGGGTGAGAGAATCGAGATGTTTACTTCTATGTAA